From Bos javanicus breed banteng chromosome 5, ARS-OSU_banteng_1.0, whole genome shotgun sequence, the proteins below share one genomic window:
- the ARHGAP9 gene encoding rho GTPase-activating protein 9 isoform X4, with translation MSKAPVYCNLVDLRRCPRSPPSSPSCPPLQRLDAWEQHLDPNSGRCFYINSLTGCKSWKPPRHTRTRETNPSSMEGTQTLNRDNGILQPQAKDEESGPKTSELFDSQGSPYLCRRTSQLDPGKPSSLQCPRPLPTVLDDPHEVEKSGLLNMTKIAQGGRKLRKNWGPSWVVLAGNSLVFYREPPPTAPATAWGPAGSRPESSVDLRGAALAHGRHLSSRRHVLHIRTVPGHEFLLQSDQEAELRAWHSALRAVIERLDRENPLEGRLSGSGPAELEELSPGEDEEEESEPVSKSLLRIGGRRSSSRCPETAEQNRVRNKLKRLIAKRPPLQTLQERGLLRDQVFGCQLESLCQREGDTVPSFVRLCVAAVDKRGLDVDGIYRVSGNLAVVQKLRFLVDRERAITSDGRYMFPEQPGQEGRLDLDSAEWDDIHVITGALKLFLRELPQPLVPSLLLPDFRAAVALTESEQCLSQIQELISSMPKPNHDTLRYLLEHLCRVIAHSDKNRMTPHNLGIVFGPTLFRPEQETSDPVAHVLYPGQVVQLMLTNFTRVFP, from the exons ATGTCAAAGGCCCCTGTGTACTGCAACCTGGTGGACCTTCGCCGCTGTCCCCGGTCCCCGCCCTCAAGCCCCTCGTGCCCCCCACTGCAGAGGCTGGACGCCTGGGAGCAGCACTTGGACCCCAACTCTGGACGCTGCTTCTACATAAATTCACTGACTGGCTGTAAATCCTGGAAGCCCCCACGCCACACTCGAACCCGAGAGACG AACCCCAGCTCCATGGAGGGGACACAGACGTTGAATAGGGACAATGGTATCCTGCAGCCTCAGGCAAAGGACGAAGAATCTGGTCCCAAGACATCAGAGCTTTTCGACTCCCAG GGTTCACCCTACCTCTGTAGACGCACCTCCCAGCTGGACCCTGGCAAGCCTTCATCTTTGCAGTGCCCTCGGCCTCTGCCGACGGTCCTAGATGACCCTCAC GAGGTGGAAAAGTCGGGCCTGCTCAATATGACCAAGATCGCCCAGGGCGGGCGCAAGCTCCG GAAGAACTGGGGCCCCTCTTGGGTGGTATTAGCGGGTAACAGCCTGGTGTTCTACCGAGAACCGCCGCCGACCGCCCCCGCCACTGCCTGG GGACCAGCGGGTAGCCGGCCCGAGAGCAGCGTGGACCTGCGGGGGGCGGCCCTGGCGCACGGCCGCCACCTGTCCAGCCGCCGCCACGTCCTGCAC ATCCGCACGGTCCCGGGCCACGAATTCCTGCTGCAGTCTGACCAGGAGGCTGAGCTGCGAGCCTGGCACAGCGCGCTGCGGGCGGTCATCGAACGCCTG GATCGAGAGAACCCCCTGGAGGGGCGTCTGTCAGGCTCGGGACCTGCGGAACTGGAGGAGCTGAGCCCCGGGGAGGACGAGGAAGAGGAGTCGGAACCAGTGTCCAAGTCTCTGCTGCGGATCGGCGGCCGCCGGAGCTCCA GTCGGTGTCCCGAAACAGCGGAGCAGAACCGCGTGCGGAATAAACTAAAGCGGCTAATCGCCAAGAGACCGCCCTTGCAAACCCTGCAGGAGCGGGGTCTGCTCCGAG ACCAGGTGTTCGGCTGCCAGTTGGAGTCACTGTGCCAGCGGGAGGGGGACACCGTGCCCAGCTTTGTGCGGCTCTGCGTTGCTGCTGTGGACAAGAGAG GTCTGGATGTGGATGGCATTTACCGGGTGAGCGGGAACTTGGCAGTGGTCCAGAAGCTTCGCTTCTTGGTGGACAGAG AACGGGCCATCACTTCCGATGGGAGGTACATGTTTCCAGAACAGCCAGGACAAG AAGGCCGATTAGATTTGGACAGTGCTGAATGGGATGACATTCATGTGATCACAGGAGCCCTGAAACTTTTTCTTAGGGAGCTACCCCAGCCTCTGGTGCCCTCACTACTGCTGCCCGATTTTCGTGCTGCCGTTG CCCTCACTGAATCAGAACAGTGCCTCTCTCAAATACAAGAATTAATAAGCTCAATGCCAAAGCCCAACCATGACACTCTGCGGTACCTCCTGGAGcatttatgcag GGTGATAGCACACTCAGACAAGAACCGCATGACCCCCCACAACCTGGGAATTGTGTTTGGACCAACCCTATTTCGGCCGGAGCAGGAGACATCGGATCCAGTGGCCCATGTCCTCTACCCTGGGCAGGTCGTCCAGCTGATGCTCACCAACTTCACCAGAGTCTTTCCCTGA
- the ARHGAP9 gene encoding rho GTPase-activating protein 9 isoform X1: MVLTTMLSGRWWPGTWGNLGLGSRSPSRGSQLCALYAFTYTGADGRQVSLAEGDRFLLLRKTNSDWWLARRLGAPSTSRPVFVPAAYMIEESSPSHSPTTITPSQSLWTHGPKLFPGSLEEMNLCQEPPGRAQATSEQPPPLPPKMCRSVSVTNLRPSLLKPFREGPSGRSLSQENLLTETDANVARPQTLMSKAPVYCNLVDLRRCPRSPPSSPSCPPLQRLDAWEQHLDPNSGRCFYINSLTGCKSWKPPRHTRTRETNPSSMEGTQTLNRDNGILQPQAKDEESGPKTSELFDSQGSPYLCRRTSQLDPGKPSSLQCPRPLPTVLDDPHEVEKSGLLNMTKIAQGGRKLRKNWGPSWVVLAGNSLVFYREPPPTAPATAWGPAGSRPESSVDLRGAALAHGRHLSSRRHVLHIRTVPGHEFLLQSDQEAELRAWHSALRAVIERLDRENPLEGRLSGSGPAELEELSPGEDEEEESEPVSKSLLRIGGRRSSSRCPETAEQNRVRNKLKRLIAKRPPLQTLQERGLLRDQVFGCQLESLCQREGDTVPSFVRLCVAAVDKRGLDVDGIYRVSGNLAVVQKLRFLVDRERAITSDGRYMFPEQPGQEGRLDLDSAEWDDIHVITGALKLFLRELPQPLVPSLLLPDFRAAVALTESEQCLSQIQELISSMPKPNHDTLRYLLEHLCRVIAHSDKNRMTPHNLGIVFGPTLFRPEQETSDPVAHVLYPGQVVQLMLTNFTRVFP, from the exons ATGGTATTGACAACAATGCTATCAGGCCGGTGGTGGCCAGGCACCTGGGGAAACTTGGGGCTGGGGTCCCGAAGCCCTTCTAGGGGATCCCAGCTCTGTGCTCTCTATGCCTTTACTTACACTGGGGCAGATGGCCGGCAGGTGTCTTTGGCTGAAGGAGACAGGTTCCTACTGCTTCGAAAGACCAACTCAGACTGGTGGTTAGCAAGGCGCCTGGGAGCACCATCCACCTCTCGCCCCGTCTTTGTCCCAGCTGCCTACATGATAGAGGAATCTAGCCCTTCCCACAGCCCAACGACCATCACCCCCAGCCAGTCTCTCTGGACTCATG GGCCAAAGTTATTTCCTGGCTCCCTGGAGGAGATGAACCTGTGTCAGGAACCCCCAGGCAGAGCCCAGGCTACATCGGAGcagcctcctccccttccccctaaAATGTGTAGAAGTGTCAGTGTTACCAACTTGAGGCCCAGCCTCCTGAAGCCCTTCCGGGAAGGACCAAGTGGAAGATCCCTTTCTCAGGAAAACTTGCTGACTGAGACCGATGCCAACGTG GCAAGACCCCAGACCCTCATGTCAAAGGCCCCTGTGTACTGCAACCTGGTGGACCTTCGCCGCTGTCCCCGGTCCCCGCCCTCAAGCCCCTCGTGCCCCCCACTGCAGAGGCTGGACGCCTGGGAGCAGCACTTGGACCCCAACTCTGGACGCTGCTTCTACATAAATTCACTGACTGGCTGTAAATCCTGGAAGCCCCCACGCCACACTCGAACCCGAGAGACG AACCCCAGCTCCATGGAGGGGACACAGACGTTGAATAGGGACAATGGTATCCTGCAGCCTCAGGCAAAGGACGAAGAATCTGGTCCCAAGACATCAGAGCTTTTCGACTCCCAG GGTTCACCCTACCTCTGTAGACGCACCTCCCAGCTGGACCCTGGCAAGCCTTCATCTTTGCAGTGCCCTCGGCCTCTGCCGACGGTCCTAGATGACCCTCAC GAGGTGGAAAAGTCGGGCCTGCTCAATATGACCAAGATCGCCCAGGGCGGGCGCAAGCTCCG GAAGAACTGGGGCCCCTCTTGGGTGGTATTAGCGGGTAACAGCCTGGTGTTCTACCGAGAACCGCCGCCGACCGCCCCCGCCACTGCCTGG GGACCAGCGGGTAGCCGGCCCGAGAGCAGCGTGGACCTGCGGGGGGCGGCCCTGGCGCACGGCCGCCACCTGTCCAGCCGCCGCCACGTCCTGCAC ATCCGCACGGTCCCGGGCCACGAATTCCTGCTGCAGTCTGACCAGGAGGCTGAGCTGCGAGCCTGGCACAGCGCGCTGCGGGCGGTCATCGAACGCCTG GATCGAGAGAACCCCCTGGAGGGGCGTCTGTCAGGCTCGGGACCTGCGGAACTGGAGGAGCTGAGCCCCGGGGAGGACGAGGAAGAGGAGTCGGAACCAGTGTCCAAGTCTCTGCTGCGGATCGGCGGCCGCCGGAGCTCCA GTCGGTGTCCCGAAACAGCGGAGCAGAACCGCGTGCGGAATAAACTAAAGCGGCTAATCGCCAAGAGACCGCCCTTGCAAACCCTGCAGGAGCGGGGTCTGCTCCGAG ACCAGGTGTTCGGCTGCCAGTTGGAGTCACTGTGCCAGCGGGAGGGGGACACCGTGCCCAGCTTTGTGCGGCTCTGCGTTGCTGCTGTGGACAAGAGAG GTCTGGATGTGGATGGCATTTACCGGGTGAGCGGGAACTTGGCAGTGGTCCAGAAGCTTCGCTTCTTGGTGGACAGAG AACGGGCCATCACTTCCGATGGGAGGTACATGTTTCCAGAACAGCCAGGACAAG AAGGCCGATTAGATTTGGACAGTGCTGAATGGGATGACATTCATGTGATCACAGGAGCCCTGAAACTTTTTCTTAGGGAGCTACCCCAGCCTCTGGTGCCCTCACTACTGCTGCCCGATTTTCGTGCTGCCGTTG CCCTCACTGAATCAGAACAGTGCCTCTCTCAAATACAAGAATTAATAAGCTCAATGCCAAAGCCCAACCATGACACTCTGCGGTACCTCCTGGAGcatttatgcag GGTGATAGCACACTCAGACAAGAACCGCATGACCCCCCACAACCTGGGAATTGTGTTTGGACCAACCCTATTTCGGCCGGAGCAGGAGACATCGGATCCAGTGGCCCATGTCCTCTACCCTGGGCAGGTCGTCCAGCTGATGCTCACCAACTTCACCAGAGTCTTTCCCTGA
- the ARHGAP9 gene encoding rho GTPase-activating protein 9 isoform X2, which translates to MVLTTMLSGRWWPGTWGNLGLGSRSPSRGSQLCALYAFTYTGADGRQVSLAEGDRFLLLRKTNSDWWLARRLGAPSTSRPVFVPAAYMIEESSPSHSPTTITPSQSLWTHGPKLFPGSLEEMNLCQEPPGRAQATSEQPPPLPPKMCRSVSVTNLRPSLLKPFREGPSGRSLSQENLLTETDANVARPQTLMSKAPVYCNLVDLRRCPRSPPSSPSCPPLQRLDAWEQHLDPNSGRCFYINSLTGCKSWKPPRHTRTRETNPSSMEGTQTLNRDNGILQPQAKDEESGPKTSELFDSQGSPYLCRRTSQLDPGKPSSLQCPRPLPTVLDDPHEVEKSGLLNMTKIAQGGRKLRKNWGPSWVVLAGNSLVFYREPPPTAPATAWGPAGSRPESSVDLRGAALAHGRHLSSRRHVLHIRTVPGHEFLLQSDQEAELRAWHSALRAVIERLDRENPLEGRLSGSGPAELEELSPGEDEEEESEPVSKSLLRIGGRRSSSRCPETAEQNRVRNKLKRLIAKRPPLQTLQERGLLRDQVFGCQLESLCQREGDTVPSFVRLCVAAVDKRGLDVDGIYRVSGNLAVVQKLRFLVDRERAITSDGRYMFPEQPGQALTESEQCLSQIQELISSMPKPNHDTLRYLLEHLCRVIAHSDKNRMTPHNLGIVFGPTLFRPEQETSDPVAHVLYPGQVVQLMLTNFTRVFP; encoded by the exons ATGGTATTGACAACAATGCTATCAGGCCGGTGGTGGCCAGGCACCTGGGGAAACTTGGGGCTGGGGTCCCGAAGCCCTTCTAGGGGATCCCAGCTCTGTGCTCTCTATGCCTTTACTTACACTGGGGCAGATGGCCGGCAGGTGTCTTTGGCTGAAGGAGACAGGTTCCTACTGCTTCGAAAGACCAACTCAGACTGGTGGTTAGCAAGGCGCCTGGGAGCACCATCCACCTCTCGCCCCGTCTTTGTCCCAGCTGCCTACATGATAGAGGAATCTAGCCCTTCCCACAGCCCAACGACCATCACCCCCAGCCAGTCTCTCTGGACTCATG GGCCAAAGTTATTTCCTGGCTCCCTGGAGGAGATGAACCTGTGTCAGGAACCCCCAGGCAGAGCCCAGGCTACATCGGAGcagcctcctccccttccccctaaAATGTGTAGAAGTGTCAGTGTTACCAACTTGAGGCCCAGCCTCCTGAAGCCCTTCCGGGAAGGACCAAGTGGAAGATCCCTTTCTCAGGAAAACTTGCTGACTGAGACCGATGCCAACGTG GCAAGACCCCAGACCCTCATGTCAAAGGCCCCTGTGTACTGCAACCTGGTGGACCTTCGCCGCTGTCCCCGGTCCCCGCCCTCAAGCCCCTCGTGCCCCCCACTGCAGAGGCTGGACGCCTGGGAGCAGCACTTGGACCCCAACTCTGGACGCTGCTTCTACATAAATTCACTGACTGGCTGTAAATCCTGGAAGCCCCCACGCCACACTCGAACCCGAGAGACG AACCCCAGCTCCATGGAGGGGACACAGACGTTGAATAGGGACAATGGTATCCTGCAGCCTCAGGCAAAGGACGAAGAATCTGGTCCCAAGACATCAGAGCTTTTCGACTCCCAG GGTTCACCCTACCTCTGTAGACGCACCTCCCAGCTGGACCCTGGCAAGCCTTCATCTTTGCAGTGCCCTCGGCCTCTGCCGACGGTCCTAGATGACCCTCAC GAGGTGGAAAAGTCGGGCCTGCTCAATATGACCAAGATCGCCCAGGGCGGGCGCAAGCTCCG GAAGAACTGGGGCCCCTCTTGGGTGGTATTAGCGGGTAACAGCCTGGTGTTCTACCGAGAACCGCCGCCGACCGCCCCCGCCACTGCCTGG GGACCAGCGGGTAGCCGGCCCGAGAGCAGCGTGGACCTGCGGGGGGCGGCCCTGGCGCACGGCCGCCACCTGTCCAGCCGCCGCCACGTCCTGCAC ATCCGCACGGTCCCGGGCCACGAATTCCTGCTGCAGTCTGACCAGGAGGCTGAGCTGCGAGCCTGGCACAGCGCGCTGCGGGCGGTCATCGAACGCCTG GATCGAGAGAACCCCCTGGAGGGGCGTCTGTCAGGCTCGGGACCTGCGGAACTGGAGGAGCTGAGCCCCGGGGAGGACGAGGAAGAGGAGTCGGAACCAGTGTCCAAGTCTCTGCTGCGGATCGGCGGCCGCCGGAGCTCCA GTCGGTGTCCCGAAACAGCGGAGCAGAACCGCGTGCGGAATAAACTAAAGCGGCTAATCGCCAAGAGACCGCCCTTGCAAACCCTGCAGGAGCGGGGTCTGCTCCGAG ACCAGGTGTTCGGCTGCCAGTTGGAGTCACTGTGCCAGCGGGAGGGGGACACCGTGCCCAGCTTTGTGCGGCTCTGCGTTGCTGCTGTGGACAAGAGAG GTCTGGATGTGGATGGCATTTACCGGGTGAGCGGGAACTTGGCAGTGGTCCAGAAGCTTCGCTTCTTGGTGGACAGAG AACGGGCCATCACTTCCGATGGGAGGTACATGTTTCCAGAACAGCCAGGACAAG CCCTCACTGAATCAGAACAGTGCCTCTCTCAAATACAAGAATTAATAAGCTCAATGCCAAAGCCCAACCATGACACTCTGCGGTACCTCCTGGAGcatttatgcag GGTGATAGCACACTCAGACAAGAACCGCATGACCCCCCACAACCTGGGAATTGTGTTTGGACCAACCCTATTTCGGCCGGAGCAGGAGACATCGGATCCAGTGGCCCATGTCCTCTACCCTGGGCAGGTCGTCCAGCTGATGCTCACCAACTTCACCAGAGTCTTTCCCTGA
- the ARHGAP9 gene encoding rho GTPase-activating protein 9 isoform X3 codes for MIEESSPSHSPTTITPSQSLWTHGPKLFPGSLEEMNLCQEPPGRAQATSEQPPPLPPKMCRSVSVTNLRPSLLKPFREGPSGRSLSQENLLTETDANVARPQTLMSKAPVYCNLVDLRRCPRSPPSSPSCPPLQRLDAWEQHLDPNSGRCFYINSLTGCKSWKPPRHTRTRETNPSSMEGTQTLNRDNGILQPQAKDEESGPKTSELFDSQGSPYLCRRTSQLDPGKPSSLQCPRPLPTVLDDPHEVEKSGLLNMTKIAQGGRKLRKNWGPSWVVLAGNSLVFYREPPPTAPATAWGPAGSRPESSVDLRGAALAHGRHLSSRRHVLHIRTVPGHEFLLQSDQEAELRAWHSALRAVIERLDRENPLEGRLSGSGPAELEELSPGEDEEEESEPVSKSLLRIGGRRSSSRCPETAEQNRVRNKLKRLIAKRPPLQTLQERGLLRDQVFGCQLESLCQREGDTVPSFVRLCVAAVDKRGLDVDGIYRVSGNLAVVQKLRFLVDRERAITSDGRYMFPEQPGQEGRLDLDSAEWDDIHVITGALKLFLRELPQPLVPSLLLPDFRAAVALTESEQCLSQIQELISSMPKPNHDTLRYLLEHLCRVIAHSDKNRMTPHNLGIVFGPTLFRPEQETSDPVAHVLYPGQVVQLMLTNFTRVFP; via the exons ATGATAGAGGAATCTAGCCCTTCCCACAGCCCAACGACCATCACCCCCAGCCAGTCTCTCTGGACTCATG GGCCAAAGTTATTTCCTGGCTCCCTGGAGGAGATGAACCTGTGTCAGGAACCCCCAGGCAGAGCCCAGGCTACATCGGAGcagcctcctccccttccccctaaAATGTGTAGAAGTGTCAGTGTTACCAACTTGAGGCCCAGCCTCCTGAAGCCCTTCCGGGAAGGACCAAGTGGAAGATCCCTTTCTCAGGAAAACTTGCTGACTGAGACCGATGCCAACGTG GCAAGACCCCAGACCCTCATGTCAAAGGCCCCTGTGTACTGCAACCTGGTGGACCTTCGCCGCTGTCCCCGGTCCCCGCCCTCAAGCCCCTCGTGCCCCCCACTGCAGAGGCTGGACGCCTGGGAGCAGCACTTGGACCCCAACTCTGGACGCTGCTTCTACATAAATTCACTGACTGGCTGTAAATCCTGGAAGCCCCCACGCCACACTCGAACCCGAGAGACG AACCCCAGCTCCATGGAGGGGACACAGACGTTGAATAGGGACAATGGTATCCTGCAGCCTCAGGCAAAGGACGAAGAATCTGGTCCCAAGACATCAGAGCTTTTCGACTCCCAG GGTTCACCCTACCTCTGTAGACGCACCTCCCAGCTGGACCCTGGCAAGCCTTCATCTTTGCAGTGCCCTCGGCCTCTGCCGACGGTCCTAGATGACCCTCAC GAGGTGGAAAAGTCGGGCCTGCTCAATATGACCAAGATCGCCCAGGGCGGGCGCAAGCTCCG GAAGAACTGGGGCCCCTCTTGGGTGGTATTAGCGGGTAACAGCCTGGTGTTCTACCGAGAACCGCCGCCGACCGCCCCCGCCACTGCCTGG GGACCAGCGGGTAGCCGGCCCGAGAGCAGCGTGGACCTGCGGGGGGCGGCCCTGGCGCACGGCCGCCACCTGTCCAGCCGCCGCCACGTCCTGCAC ATCCGCACGGTCCCGGGCCACGAATTCCTGCTGCAGTCTGACCAGGAGGCTGAGCTGCGAGCCTGGCACAGCGCGCTGCGGGCGGTCATCGAACGCCTG GATCGAGAGAACCCCCTGGAGGGGCGTCTGTCAGGCTCGGGACCTGCGGAACTGGAGGAGCTGAGCCCCGGGGAGGACGAGGAAGAGGAGTCGGAACCAGTGTCCAAGTCTCTGCTGCGGATCGGCGGCCGCCGGAGCTCCA GTCGGTGTCCCGAAACAGCGGAGCAGAACCGCGTGCGGAATAAACTAAAGCGGCTAATCGCCAAGAGACCGCCCTTGCAAACCCTGCAGGAGCGGGGTCTGCTCCGAG ACCAGGTGTTCGGCTGCCAGTTGGAGTCACTGTGCCAGCGGGAGGGGGACACCGTGCCCAGCTTTGTGCGGCTCTGCGTTGCTGCTGTGGACAAGAGAG GTCTGGATGTGGATGGCATTTACCGGGTGAGCGGGAACTTGGCAGTGGTCCAGAAGCTTCGCTTCTTGGTGGACAGAG AACGGGCCATCACTTCCGATGGGAGGTACATGTTTCCAGAACAGCCAGGACAAG AAGGCCGATTAGATTTGGACAGTGCTGAATGGGATGACATTCATGTGATCACAGGAGCCCTGAAACTTTTTCTTAGGGAGCTACCCCAGCCTCTGGTGCCCTCACTACTGCTGCCCGATTTTCGTGCTGCCGTTG CCCTCACTGAATCAGAACAGTGCCTCTCTCAAATACAAGAATTAATAAGCTCAATGCCAAAGCCCAACCATGACACTCTGCGGTACCTCCTGGAGcatttatgcag GGTGATAGCACACTCAGACAAGAACCGCATGACCCCCCACAACCTGGGAATTGTGTTTGGACCAACCCTATTTCGGCCGGAGCAGGAGACATCGGATCCAGTGGCCCATGTCCTCTACCCTGGGCAGGTCGTCCAGCTGATGCTCACCAACTTCACCAGAGTCTTTCCCTGA